The window ACAAGGCATCGGTACCCAGTATGGTGGCCAAGAACAAGATCATATTTGGATACCAAGGAGATTACAGGGACATGGTCATCGAATCCTTGACCACCTTGCCGGACTCTGTGAGCACTACCCTTTTAAAAGAAAGGGACAAAGACACCTTGAATTATTGGCTTAGCCCGACAGAATTGGACTCGATTATCTTCACTGTTCAAAACGACAAAGTCGAGGCCATCGATACGTTTACGGTAAAAATGCGTGACCTTCCCATGGATTCCTTAAAACTATCCACCTCTGTAACGGGGAAGTTCAATTTTGAGGACAAATTCAGCATATTGGCTAATACTCCCATTGTTGCGTTGGATACCAGTCAAGTTTCTCTCAATGTGAGCGATTCCATTCCCATGCCTTACACTTTTGTCTTGGATACCCTTAAAAACAAGGTAGATTTTGATTTTGAGGTAGAGCCCAATCAAAAGTATTCCTTCTCGCTACTGCCCGGTGCCATCACTGATTTTTTTGGCATGCAAAACGATACCCTGGACTACAACCTATCAACTGGAAGTTTTGCCGATTACGGTAACCTTAGGATGATTTTCGGTAGCGACGTAACCTATCCCATCGTTGTGCAGTTGACCAATGAAAAGGGTGTGGTGCAACGCGAAATAGTCGCCTCGGAAGCACAAACCTTTGAATTTAACCATCTCAACCCCGGGAATTATATCGCCCGCGTTATTTTTGATTCGAACGGAAACGGAAAATGGGATACGGGAAATTACTTGAAAAAACAGCAGCCCGAAAAAATCAGCTATTATCCTGGTACTATCGAAATCAGAGCAAATTGGGAAAAGGAAGAAACCTTTATTCTATCAAACTAAAGCGGTCCCTGTCCTCCA is drawn from Flagellimonas sp. MMG031 and contains these coding sequences:
- a CDS encoding Ig-like domain-containing protein, which encodes MVYLKKSLGLLFFAFMVMALWQCAKRGSPSGGPKDTTPPQLVRAEPENFTTNFKAKKIRLYFDELIKLEDVQNQLVVSPPFKNPATITPMGAPSKYIEVEIKDTLRENTTYTINFGQSIVDNNEKNPNSFLTYVFSTGDYLDSLTLTGAVSDAVNLKADEFISVMLYEMDSTYTDSTVFKQPPLYITNTGDSLPFFELKNLKGGKYALFGLKDVNKNNMFDQSQDKIGFIADTITVPTDSIYVLNLFREQLNYKASVPSMVAKNKIIFGYQGDYRDMVIESLTTLPDSVSTTLLKERDKDTLNYWLSPTELDSIIFTVQNDKVEAIDTFTVKMRDLPMDSLKLSTSVTGKFNFEDKFSILANTPIVALDTSQVSLNVSDSIPMPYTFVLDTLKNKVDFDFEVEPNQKYSFSLLPGAITDFFGMQNDTLDYNLSTGSFADYGNLRMIFGSDVTYPIVVQLTNEKGVVQREIVASEAQTFEFNHLNPGNYIARVIFDSNGNGKWDTGNYLKKQQPEKISYYPGTIEIRANWEKEETFILSN